CGGATGCTCCTCGACGCGGTCGTCGAGCCCGGTCACACCGATCTGCCTTCGAGCGACGCGGACAGCCGCGTCCTCGACCTGGACCCCGCCGCCGCCCTCGTCGACGTCGGCGACGGTCATCGAGTACGCGCCGACAGAGGAGCACGCACCACCCCATGAGGATCGTCGACATCGACCCCGCGACTCTCGACGTGCGCGACCTGTGGATCCCGATGCGCGACGGGGTGCGGCTGCACGCGCGCGCGTGGCTGCCGGCCGACGCGGACGAGCACCCGGTTCCCGCCCTGCTGGAGTACCTGCCCTACCGGCTGGACGACTGGACGTCGCCGCGCGACAGCGAGCGCCATCCGTACTACGCCGCACACGGCTACGCGTCGGTGCGCGTCGACATCCGCGGCACGGGCAGCTCGGACGGACTCTTCGACGACGAGTACTCCCCGGCCGAGCTCGGCGACGGCGTCGCGGTCGTCGAGTGGCTCGCGGCGCAGCCGTGGTGCACGGGGGCGGTCGGGATGTTCGGCATCTCGTGGGGCGGGTTCAACGCGCTCCAGATCGCGCAGCGCGCGCCCGAGGCGCTGAAGGCGATCGTGACGGTCTGCTCGACGGACGACCGCTACGACAACGACGTCCACTACGTCGGCGGCGCGGTCCTCGGCGTGGACATGTCGGCGTGGGCGGGGACGATGCTGGCCTTCGCGTCCCGTCCGCCGCGGCCCGAGGTCGTGGGCTCCGGATGGGTGGAGCAGTGGCGCGAGCGCCTCGCGCACCAGACGCCGCTCGCCCCCGTCTGGCTCGGGCATCAGGAGCGCGACGCCTATTGGAGGCGGGGCAGCGTCAACGAGGACTACGGCGCCATCCGGGCCGCCGTGCTCGCCGTGGGCGGATGGGCCGACCCCTATCGAGACACGGTGCTGCGCCTGCTGACCCACCTCGACGCGCCGGTCAAGGGCATCATCGGCCCGTGGTCGCATCAGTACCCCGACCGCGGGTTGGCTCCGGGGCCGGGCATCGGGTTCCTGCAGGAGACCCTCCGCTGGTGGGACAGGTGGCTGAAGGGCGTCGCCACCGGCGTGGAGGACGACCCCGACCTGCGCGCGTGGGTCAACGACCCGGAGCGTCCGTCGACGTACGTGGAGGAGCGCGAGGGCCGCTGGGCGGGCCTCGGATGGCCGGGCGCGGGCGAGCGCCGACGGCTGCCGCTCGGCGACGGCCGCGTCGTCGTCAGGTCGCCGTGGGCGACGGGGCAGGACGCGGGGCGGTTCTTCCCGTTCGGGAACGCCGCCGACCTGCCTCCGGACCAGCGTGCGGAGGACGGGCGGTCGGTGTGTGTGGATCTCGACGTGGGAGAGGAGCCGCTCGACCTCCTCGGCAACGCCACGGCACGTCTCCGCCTGCGTTCGACCCACGATCGAGGCCACGTGATCGTGCGGCTCTGCGACGTCGCGCCCGACGGGGCGTCGACCCTCGTGACGCGCGGGGTGCTCAACCTGCTCAAGCGGGACGGGATGGACGCCGTGGCGCCGCTGACGCCGGGAGAGGACGTCGACGTCGAGGTGCCGCTCGTCGCCGCGGGGTACCGCTTCGCGCCCGGCCACCGCATCCGCGTCGCGCTGAGCAACCGCTACTGGCCCTGGGTCTGGCCGCACGGCGTCGACGACGCGCTCGAGGTCGACCTCTCGGCGTCGTCCGTCACCCTTCCCCTCGTCCCCGTCGAGGGCGTGGAGACGCCGGCCTTCGCGCCGCCCGAGCACGCACGGCCGATCGCGATCGAGACCCCGCTCTCGGCGGAGGAGCCTCACCC
This window of the Microbacterium sp. AB genome carries:
- a CDS encoding CocE/NonD family hydrolase; this encodes MRIVDIDPATLDVRDLWIPMRDGVRLHARAWLPADADEHPVPALLEYLPYRLDDWTSPRDSERHPYYAAHGYASVRVDIRGTGSSDGLFDDEYSPAELGDGVAVVEWLAAQPWCTGAVGMFGISWGGFNALQIAQRAPEALKAIVTVCSTDDRYDNDVHYVGGAVLGVDMSAWAGTMLAFASRPPRPEVVGSGWVEQWRERLAHQTPLAPVWLGHQERDAYWRRGSVNEDYGAIRAAVLAVGGWADPYRDTVLRLLTHLDAPVKGIIGPWSHQYPDRGLAPGPGIGFLQETLRWWDRWLKGVATGVEDDPDLRAWVNDPERPSTYVEEREGRWAGLGWPGAGERRRLPLGDGRVVVRSPWATGQDAGRFFPFGNAADLPPDQRAEDGRSVCVDLDVGEEPLDLLGNATARLRLRSTHDRGHVIVRLCDVAPDGASTLVTRGVLNLLKRDGMDAVAPLTPGEDVDVEVPLVAAGYRFAPGHRIRVALSNRYWPWVWPHGVDDALEVDLSASSVTLPLVPVEGVETPAFAPPEHARPIAIETPLSAEEPHPERLVTHDVARGETTLRVDPGYGGTRRYPDGLSFWESAEEVYVVREGDPCSPEARSRWRIRMAGEGWEADVETTTTITADEREFRIASRVRAEAVRGGVREVVADRSLEDVVPRTSA